A genomic region of Leptospira barantonii contains the following coding sequences:
- a CDS encoding KamA family radical SAM protein — translation MKTSDSNSIKLPSKEECLTNRSKLFSSFEWNDYKAQLQHRVKGSELERYFVLTESEKTGIEDTIRLNVSATPYYISLTNPEDPDDPIRKMIIPREAESVFSPEESPDPLHEERLSPVKGLTHMYPDRVLLFTNHECSVYCRHCMRGRKVSDSKERMLTEDLEAAFEYIESRSEISDVVLSGGDPLNLSDSKIDWILEKLERIDHVKICRLGTRNPVTLPFRITSELCNIIESHNTDRLSIFCNTQFNHAKECTSEAKEAILKLLKAGVSVGNQCVLLKGINDSGETMLELHKKLLELRIRAYYMYDPELIPGSRGFRTPLAKGIEIISYMRGKIGGMGIPSFVNDLPGGGGKITLTPDWYLGFYKPERMHVFRSALRGTYHLSPEPPDSTMEDFYPSLSPEIWERISPNAFGAVEKKFS, via the coding sequence ATGAAGACTTCGGATTCGAATTCGATCAAGCTCCCATCCAAGGAAGAATGTCTGACCAATCGGTCGAAGTTGTTTTCCTCCTTTGAGTGGAACGATTACAAAGCCCAGCTCCAACATCGGGTTAAGGGTTCCGAACTCGAACGTTACTTCGTATTAACCGAAAGCGAAAAAACCGGAATCGAGGACACGATTCGGCTCAACGTTTCTGCGACACCATATTACATTTCTCTTACGAACCCGGAAGACCCGGACGATCCGATCCGAAAGATGATCATCCCGAGGGAAGCCGAATCCGTTTTTTCTCCGGAAGAATCTCCCGATCCGTTACACGAGGAAAGATTGTCTCCCGTCAAAGGGCTCACTCACATGTATCCGGATCGAGTCCTTCTTTTTACCAATCATGAATGTTCCGTGTATTGCAGACATTGTATGAGAGGTCGTAAGGTCTCCGATTCCAAGGAAAGAATGCTTACGGAAGATTTGGAAGCCGCATTCGAGTATATAGAATCCCGTTCCGAAATTTCCGATGTCGTATTATCGGGAGGAGATCCTTTGAATCTTTCCGATTCCAAAATCGATTGGATTTTGGAAAAACTGGAAAGAATCGATCACGTAAAAATCTGCAGACTCGGAACGAGAAACCCGGTCACTCTTCCTTTTAGAATCACATCCGAACTTTGTAATATAATAGAATCGCACAATACGGATCGGCTTTCTATCTTCTGCAACACTCAGTTCAATCACGCCAAAGAATGTACGTCCGAGGCCAAAGAAGCGATCTTGAAACTTTTGAAGGCCGGGGTCAGCGTCGGAAACCAATGTGTTCTTCTGAAAGGAATCAACGATTCCGGCGAAACTATGTTAGAACTTCATAAAAAACTGTTGGAGCTACGTATCCGCGCTTACTATATGTACGATCCGGAATTGATTCCCGGTTCGAGAGGATTCAGAACCCCTCTTGCAAAAGGAATCGAAATCATCTCTTATATGCGCGGGAAGATCGGAGGAATGGGAATTCCTTCCTTCGTAAACGATCTGCCCGGAGGCGGAGGAAAGATCACGTTGACTCCGGATTGGTATCTCGGTTTTTACAAACCGGAAAGAATGCACGTCTTCCGTTCCGCGTTACGCGGAACCTATCATCTCAGTCCGGAACCTCCCGATTCTACGATGGAGGATTTTTATCCTTCTCTTTCCCCCGAAATCTGGGAAAGAATTTCACCGAACGCATTCGGAGCCGTAGAGAAAAAGTTTTCATGA
- a CDS encoding D-alanine--D-alanine ligase, whose translation MNRNDGTGKDLTIPTVLVYADLHEFEGEFPEIYKQEWESAKSVDAILELLNELGEKAELIFTPEELSKNVMRYSDLEFRERPVLFHLMEGFRSRNREALIPAVAEMFGFPHTGSDSYAQNVSLDKNLTRIFADSIGVPIVLGFPIRSPKDYEVPEGFSFPGFLKPAGEGSSLGVGEESVVIDANDLRLKLSSKPSEFFPYLMEEYLKGTEYTISVMGSKVVGYRASSAGRLVLKEDLKVEDVYGEKTKSKSVMPETLVFDCETDLETFLQEQSLLLCRTLETSGPARLDWKTDSLGNPFFLEINLTPGLSPFYSTFPICYRQSLGDEKTLFQEILKIARSDFETDRFAYSKKKTGNLLTRK comes from the coding sequence ATGAACCGGAACGACGGTACAGGAAAGGATTTAACGATTCCTACGGTTCTTGTCTACGCGGATCTCCACGAGTTCGAGGGAGAATTTCCCGAAATCTACAAACAAGAATGGGAATCCGCCAAATCCGTGGATGCGATCTTAGAATTGTTAAACGAATTGGGGGAAAAAGCGGAACTTATTTTTACCCCGGAAGAACTTTCCAAAAACGTAATGCGTTATTCCGACTTGGAATTCCGGGAGCGTCCCGTTCTTTTTCATCTGATGGAAGGTTTTCGTTCGAGAAATAGGGAAGCCTTAATTCCTGCGGTCGCGGAAATGTTCGGTTTTCCTCATACCGGATCGGATTCTTACGCACAAAACGTTTCTTTGGACAAAAATCTTACGAGGATCTTTGCCGATTCGATCGGAGTTCCGATCGTTTTAGGATTTCCGATCCGATCTCCAAAAGACTATGAAGTCCCGGAAGGATTCTCCTTTCCCGGTTTTTTAAAACCCGCCGGAGAAGGTTCGAGCCTCGGAGTCGGAGAGGAAAGTGTCGTCATAGACGCAAACGATCTGCGTTTGAAATTGTCCTCAAAGCCGTCCGAATTTTTTCCGTATCTTATGGAAGAATACTTAAAAGGAACTGAATATACGATTTCCGTAATGGGTTCGAAGGTCGTCGGTTATCGAGCGAGTTCCGCGGGCAGATTGGTTCTCAAAGAAGATCTGAAAGTGGAGGATGTCTACGGGGAAAAAACGAAATCGAAAAGTGTTATGCCTGAAACTCTTGTTTTCGATTGTGAAACCGATTTGGAAACGTTCCTTCAGGAACAAAGTCTTCTTCTTTGCAGAACGCTCGAAACCTCTGGACCTGCAAGACTGGATTGGAAAACGGATTCCTTAGGGAATCCTTTCTTTCTGGAAATCAATCTCACTCCGGGTTTGTCTCCGTTTTATTCCACCTTTCCGATTTGTTATCGTCAGAGCTTGGGGGACGAAAAAACCTTGTTTCAAGAGATTTTAAAAATAGCTCGTTCGGATTTTGAAACCGATCGATTCGCTTATTCCAAAAAGAAAACCGGAAATTTATTAACTCGTAAATAA
- a CDS encoding iron-containing redox enzyme family protein has translation MQTVQNPSASQTSVSTSTSFRNTLEESVRNHPVLTSNRWLEQRERRMEKEDLLLWLRQEYFVSVDFVNWFLNTAAVSDSVEAKIVLVQNIWEELGEGKAEDSHVRILSKFLSDMGEVVEDEHKLPETKAYLDLMQKITRTDFYSALGALGPANEYLLKLEYSRMFKSYRDLKERMILPEGKFFQVNLDADESHAEKLFRLIEVVADTDDKKNRVLEGNRLALDARLVFYEGLTAFQRL, from the coding sequence ATGCAAACCGTGCAGAATCCCAGTGCCTCTCAAACATCCGTTTCTACTTCCACCTCCTTTCGTAATACTTTAGAAGAATCGGTTCGCAATCATCCGGTTCTTACCTCCAATCGTTGGCTTGAACAAAGGGAAAGAAGAATGGAAAAAGAAGACCTTCTTCTTTGGCTCAGACAAGAATACTTCGTAAGCGTGGATTTTGTGAATTGGTTTTTGAATACGGCGGCCGTTTCAGATTCCGTGGAAGCGAAGATCGTTCTGGTTCAGAATATCTGGGAAGAATTGGGAGAGGGTAAGGCCGAGGATTCTCACGTTCGTATCTTGAGTAAATTTCTTTCGGATATGGGCGAAGTCGTGGAAGACGAACATAAACTTCCCGAAACAAAGGCCTATCTCGATCTGATGCAAAAAATCACAAGAACCGATTTTTATTCCGCTTTGGGCGCGCTCGGACCCGCCAACGAATATTTGCTAAAATTAGAATATTCCAGAATGTTTAAGTCTTACAGGGATTTGAAGGAAAGAATGATTCTTCCCGAAGGAAAATTCTTTCAGGTCAATCTGGACGCCGACGAATCCCACGCCGAAAAACTGTTTCGTCTGATCGAAGTCGTTGCCGACACGGATGATAAAAAAAATCGAGTGCTGGAAGGCAATCGTCTTGCTTTGGATGCGAGGCTCGTTTTTTACGAAGGTTTAACGGCTTTTCAAAGACTTTAA
- a CDS encoding DCC1-like thiol-disulfide oxidoreductase family protein encodes MQALVFLYDGECSFCSNLAAKLQTLNLNPQIRFKSFHDFSEKELKELHPTLNRNVAEGNVQMIADGRRYPGFFAVRKLSHSLKGYRWLAPFLYLPLIPIFGMVGMNLLKSLKSR; translated from the coding sequence TTGCAAGCCCTAGTTTTTTTATACGACGGAGAATGTTCCTTTTGCTCAAATCTCGCGGCAAAACTACAAACCCTGAACTTAAATCCTCAAATCCGATTCAAATCCTTTCACGATTTTTCCGAAAAAGAATTAAAGGAACTTCACCCGACCTTAAACAGAAACGTCGCGGAAGGGAACGTGCAGATGATTGCGGACGGAAGACGATATCCCGGATTTTTTGCGGTTCGAAAACTCAGTCATTCCTTAAAAGGATACAGATGGCTCGCTCCATTTCTCTATCTTCCCTTGATTCCGATTTTCGGAATGGTAGGAATGAATCTTTTAAAGTCTTTGAAAAGCCGTTAA
- a CDS encoding acetylglutamate kinase produces the protein MKHQEILLKLLEVTENTKDSFQFLKLFRSIEPEKFAVIYADSGTLMESAEALLYNLKLLHKLDLYPVVVLDKDGISYTNLFYRNQNKEESSSILPGKLFRHPQDLAGAVASALAEKKLPVFVAEEKGPALFSFLTKLCSTLNTNKLVHLYSRGGIYAEGNKISIFDVDSSVKPDPEDAVLLESCLELYKNVKNKEFGIAITSASALLKELFTIKGSGTLLRRKNRIDFIEDVSLVSLDKMNRLVEKAFQRSLKENFWDQQFAGIVLESEYKGCALVKNTPFGTFLSKFAVDEIARGEGVGRDIWDEMIRKFPVLFWRARKENTISKWYMKVCDGMQKEGIWIYFWIGVQEDHIPGICDFLRNLPQDLNALTNAP, from the coding sequence ATGAAACATCAGGAAATTCTCCTTAAACTTTTAGAAGTCACAGAGAACACCAAGGATTCGTTTCAATTTTTAAAACTCTTCCGTTCGATCGAACCCGAAAAGTTCGCGGTCATCTACGCGGATTCCGGAACCTTAATGGAATCCGCGGAAGCGCTTCTCTACAATCTGAAACTGCTTCACAAACTCGATCTTTATCCTGTCGTCGTTTTAGACAAGGACGGGATCTCATACACCAATCTATTTTATAGAAATCAGAACAAGGAAGAATCCTCTTCCATTCTTCCCGGAAAATTATTCAGACATCCTCAGGATTTGGCCGGTGCCGTCGCGTCCGCGCTTGCCGAAAAAAAACTTCCGGTCTTCGTGGCCGAGGAAAAAGGTCCCGCGCTTTTTTCATTCTTAACAAAACTTTGTTCCACTCTGAACACGAACAAATTGGTTCATCTTTATTCCAGAGGCGGAATCTACGCCGAAGGAAATAAAATTTCGATCTTCGACGTGGATTCTTCCGTTAAACCGGACCCGGAAGACGCCGTTCTTCTGGAATCTTGTTTAGAACTTTATAAAAATGTAAAGAACAAAGAGTTCGGAATCGCGATCACTTCCGCTTCCGCTCTTCTCAAAGAGTTATTCACGATCAAAGGAAGCGGAACCCTTCTCAGAAGAAAAAATCGGATCGACTTTATCGAGGACGTTAGTCTAGTCTCTCTCGATAAGATGAACCGTTTGGTCGAGAAGGCGTTTCAAAGATCTCTCAAAGAGAATTTTTGGGATCAACAATTCGCGGGAATCGTTCTCGAATCCGAGTATAAGGGTTGTGCGCTCGTTAAAAACACTCCGTTCGGAACCTTTCTTTCCAAGTTCGCGGTCGATGAGATTGCGAGAGGGGAAGGTGTGGGCAGGGATATTTGGGATGAGATGATTCGCAAGTTTCCGGTTTTATTTTGGAGAGCGAGAAAGGAAAACACGATCTCGAAATGGTATATGAAGGTTTGCGACGGGATGCAAAAGGAAGGAATCTGGATTTATTTTTGGATCGGTGTTCAAGAAGATCATATTCCGGGTATTTGCGATTTTTTAAGAAATCTTCCGCAGGATTTGAACGCTCTGACGAACGCCCCATAG
- a CDS encoding THUMP domain-containing class I SAM-dependent RNA methyltransferase, with amino-acid sequence MTNFKKPAPKKNLRLKVKKPEGNFRSNDRNSKNETPSKSEWDFSKPDSFEYHASCPDGLSGLLREEILEAGLKIVAENRGGVFFQGPAKSLKEFILSTGIASGISISLKYWRVESPEDLYDQALQFPFEKIFGPEHSFRIDSTTKDSLKDSRYATYKLKDAIFDRFRSKGKEPPQVSRDEPDFLLYLRSHSEHAKLSLGLNTRPLQQRGHGRIGGEAPMREILASALVRYSGWNTKSPLYDPFCGSGTVVIEAALKLLYGGYTNYRSLDSSLPFKKLFGEPTLRENVNRSDAKIFASDLEEKTLSLAKLNAKNAGVDHLIEFFESDATTSENEKKISGGFIVTNPPYGVRLGTKEEAKEIYIAWGKKLKDHFTGNVLALVCGDTSLLGFLKLKKDKEQSLTIGKLKGKLVAYTLGK; translated from the coding sequence GTGACGAACTTTAAAAAACCCGCACCTAAAAAAAACCTTCGGTTGAAAGTAAAAAAGCCGGAGGGAAATTTCCGTTCCAACGATCGAAACTCCAAAAATGAAACACCGTCCAAATCGGAATGGGATTTTTCAAAACCGGATTCGTTCGAGTATCACGCGTCTTGTCCGGACGGTCTTTCCGGTCTTTTGAGAGAGGAAATCTTAGAAGCCGGCTTAAAGATCGTCGCCGAAAACAGGGGCGGAGTTTTCTTTCAAGGTCCCGCGAAGTCTCTCAAGGAATTCATTCTTTCCACTGGAATCGCATCCGGCATCAGCATTTCCTTAAAGTATTGGAGAGTGGAAAGCCCCGAAGATCTTTACGATCAAGCTCTTCAATTTCCGTTCGAGAAAATCTTCGGGCCGGAACATTCCTTTCGAATCGATTCGACCACGAAAGATTCTTTGAAAGATTCACGTTATGCGACATACAAACTCAAGGACGCGATCTTCGATCGTTTTCGTTCCAAGGGAAAAGAACCTCCGCAGGTTTCCCGAGACGAACCGGACTTTCTTTTGTATCTTCGTTCTCATTCGGAACACGCAAAACTTTCGCTTGGTCTGAACACAAGACCTCTTCAACAAAGAGGACACGGAAGAATCGGGGGAGAAGCTCCGATGCGGGAAATTCTCGCGTCCGCATTGGTTCGTTATTCGGGATGGAACACCAAATCACCGTTATACGATCCGTTCTGCGGCTCGGGAACCGTCGTGATCGAAGCCGCTCTGAAACTTTTATACGGCGGTTATACCAATTACAGAAGTTTGGATTCTTCCCTTCCGTTTAAAAAACTTTTCGGCGAACCGACACTAAGGGAAAATGTGAATCGTTCCGACGCGAAGATCTTCGCGTCCGATCTCGAAGAAAAAACTCTCTCACTTGCAAAACTCAACGCGAAAAACGCGGGAGTGGATCATCTCATCGAGTTTTTCGAATCCGACGCGACCACTTCCGAAAACGAGAAAAAAATTTCCGGCGGTTTTATCGTAACCAATCCTCCATACGGAGTCAGATTGGGAACCAAGGAAGAAGCAAAGGAAATCTATATCGCGTGGGGAAAAAAACTCAAGGATCACTTTACGGGAAATGTTCTGGCTCTGGTCTGCGGGGACACTTCTCTTTTGGGTTTTTTAAAACTGAAAAAAGATAAGGAACAATCCCTGACAATCGGCAAGCTAAAGGGAAAATTAGTTGCCTACACTCTGGGCAAATAA
- the bfr gene encoding bacterioferritin encodes MKGNKEVLEILGEVLSAELTAINQYFIHAKMNKNWGFKKLADFMKHESIDEMKHADEIIDRILYLDGVPDLQRYMKIGVGKNIEEILKVDLELEYAAVERFNRGIAIAVKNNDNGTRELFEKILVSEEEHIDWIESQQEIIRQIGVENYLAQQIE; translated from the coding sequence ATGAAAGGCAATAAAGAAGTACTCGAGATTCTTGGCGAAGTTCTTTCCGCGGAACTCACGGCAATCAATCAATATTTTATTCACGCGAAGATGAACAAGAACTGGGGTTTCAAAAAACTTGCGGACTTTATGAAACACGAATCCATCGACGAGATGAAACACGCGGACGAGATCATCGATCGTATTCTTTATCTGGACGGAGTTCCCGATCTTCAAAGATACATGAAGATCGGCGTTGGAAAAAACATAGAAGAAATTTTGAAAGTGGATCTCGAACTGGAATACGCGGCAGTGGAAAGATTCAACCGAGGAATCGCGATCGCGGTTAAGAACAACGATAACGGAACCCGCGAACTTTTCGAAAAGATTCTCGTGTCCGAAGAGGAACATATCGACTGGATAGAATCTCAACAAGAGATCATCCGTCAGATCGGCGTCGAAAACTATCTTGCACAACAAATCGAGTGA
- a CDS encoding thiolase family protein: MSSSVFIVDSELSRFGKTDLDYHSLSYQTARLLLERNFEFEPQFLIFAAMAPERYTGEIFLPARIKESLGLKNLFTIRTETASSSGASALHTAAYLLRSGAFQRGIVIATEVMSRLERDQNNLLLGSVLSPRQKGFAMSMAQGGGMIATRYLHEYGYDRKDLYVLSKKLHDNGLKNEKAHIRKNITEEEYFNSPLFTSPLCLYDISPLSDGSCAILLSSDKSKSSNALEVKGIGHGIGNLSSPPGTLSFPSSVSAFSGAYKDADLKPEQIQIAELHDAFTPFELIGAEDAGLFPKGKALRYVREGKTHPDGQLPINASGGLKTRGHPVGVSGLAQIAELQTWMYKEDRFQNGLALSIGGLGVNNFATILSKV; the protein is encoded by the coding sequence ATGTCTTCATCGGTTTTTATCGTCGATTCCGAACTCAGCCGTTTCGGAAAGACGGATCTTGATTATCATTCTCTTTCTTATCAAACCGCGCGTCTACTTTTGGAAAGAAATTTTGAGTTTGAACCTCAATTTCTTATTTTCGCGGCGATGGCGCCCGAACGTTACACGGGAGAAATTTTTCTTCCCGCAAGAATCAAGGAAAGTTTAGGACTTAAGAATCTTTTTACGATCCGTACCGAAACCGCTTCTTCTTCCGGCGCAAGCGCGCTTCATACCGCGGCTTATCTTTTACGATCGGGCGCGTTTCAAAGAGGAATCGTGATCGCTACCGAAGTGATGAGCCGTCTTGAAAGGGATCAGAACAATCTTCTTTTGGGAAGTGTGTTGTCGCCACGTCAGAAGGGTTTTGCGATGTCCATGGCGCAGGGCGGAGGAATGATCGCGACGCGTTATCTGCACGAGTACGGTTACGATCGAAAGGATCTTTACGTTCTTTCCAAAAAACTTCACGACAACGGTTTGAAAAACGAAAAGGCCCATATCAGAAAGAATATTACGGAAGAAGAATATTTTAATTCTCCGTTATTCACAAGCCCTCTTTGTCTCTATGATATTTCCCCGCTTTCCGACGGAAGTTGTGCGATTCTTTTGAGTTCCGATAAATCGAAATCATCGAATGCGCTCGAGGTTAAGGGCATCGGTCATGGGATCGGAAATCTTTCTTCTCCTCCGGGAACTTTAAGTTTTCCTTCGAGTGTTTCCGCGTTTTCGGGTGCTTATAAAGATGCGGATTTAAAACCGGAACAAATTCAGATTGCGGAGCTACACGACGCGTTTACTCCTTTTGAATTGATCGGAGCCGAAGACGCGGGACTTTTTCCAAAGGGAAAAGCTCTTCGTTATGTAAGGGAAGGTAAAACACATCCCGACGGACAACTTCCGATCAACGCTTCGGGTGGTTTAAAAACGAGAGGACATCCGGTGGGAGTTTCGGGTCTTGCGCAGATCGCCGAGTTGCAAACTTGGATGTATAAGGAAGATCGTTTTCAAAACGGTCTCGCTCTTTCGATCGGCGGCTTGGGCGTGAATAATTTTGCTACGATTCTTTCCAAAGTTTAG